The region TTAATTGTGCATTTTCGGACACTgtatggtgtatatttgcatatctagtggtgtattttttgatAATGTGTATCTAATGATGTATATttgtgttatgcattttttaacattggaTGGTGTATACAGACCCGGCCCTGGGCAAGAGCGGGCTGGGCCCTTGCCCAAGGCCCATGCTTCAAAGGGGCCCACCACCCATCCccatcacacttgtgtgagaccgtctcacggatccttattcgtgagacggatcgggttGGGTCAAAgcacatgcaaatgtcatacttatatgctcaaatataacactaatcaagaatacaatttttgttacttataagagaaaaagtaatacatttttcattataagtaatgttgacaagtgccccttacttataagagcaaatataatacttttgaggaaaaagtaatacttttaaatcaaaatgtaaaagtattgtattttccttaaaagtattacatttacccttataagtaacaaaaattttattcctgattagtattacatttgagcatataagtatgacatttgtgcatataagtgttaaatttgaatattgacccgacccgactcgacctgtctcatggtgagacggtctcacacaagtttttgccttctaTAATTATAGTGATATTTATAATGTAGATTGATTTGTGCTTCATATTAAATTTGGAATCTATTTCAATTCgagtaatttattattatatttagaaCGTGTTATTTGTGAATTTTATAATGAGTTATATATGTGTAacatattttgtgatttagttaCCATCTTTGTTTTAAAAGATAGTTTATGCTGTTATGACTTATCTagtcaatgtagtttagaaGCTTTATTGTGTGTCATTGTATTCaaattaatctttaaaaaaaaaaaaaaaaacttgaaattgatctaactaaaagaaaaagtatttataaatatgatatcaatagagaagatgtgtgatttataatgtgttttccatttgaactattttatccaattaattatgtttcatatttagttatgaatatcatttatcatatttcatatttagttatgaatatcatttatcatattttaatgtgttttatttattgcTCACAATAATTAAGATATCATGTTCTGCTCATATTTCtaagttttattttgtaaattttttattaataattactttattatttactataagaACAATGTGATTGTCTATAAGCTTACttggttttaatttgtttattcgtttttataaactatcattctttatttatgaagACACCAATgcggttattaattattttgcatttactAAAGAATCTAGagttgttttcattattattattattattattattattattattattattatttgagtgtgttaaaaacttataaattttatttcaagttAATTATTNNNNNNNNNNNNNNNNNNNNNNNNNNNNNNNNNNNNNNNNNNNNNNNNNNNNNNNNNNNNNNNNNNNNNNNNNNNNNNNNNNNNNNNNNNNNNNNNNNNNNNNNNNNNNNNNNNNNNNNNNNNNNNNNNNNNNNNNNNNNNNNNNNNNNNNNNNNNNNNNNNNNNNNNNNNNNNNNNNNNNNNNNNNNNNNNNNNNNNNNNNNNNNNNNNNNNNNNNNNNNNNNNNNNNNNNNNNNNNNNNNNNNNNNNNNNNNNNNNNNNNNNNNNNNNNNNNNNNNNNNNNNNNNNNNNNNNNNNNNNNNNNNNNNNNNNNNNNNNNNNNNNNNNNNNNNNNNNNNNNNNNNNNNNNNNNNNNNNNNNNNNNNNNNNNNNNNNNNNNNNNNNNNNNNNNNNNNNNNNNNNNNNNNNNNNNNNNNNNNNNNNNNNNNNNNNNNNNNNNNNNNNNNNNNNNNNNNNNNNNNNNNNNNNNNNNNNNNNNNNNNNNNNNNNNNNNNNNNNNNNNNNNNNNNNNNNNNNNNNNNNNNNNNNNNNNNNNNNNNNNNNNNNNNNNNNNNNNNNNNNNNNNNNNNNNNNNNNNNNNNNNNNNNNNNNNNNNNNNNNNNNNNNNNNNNNNNNNNNNNNNNNNNNNNNNNNNNNNNNNNNNNNNNNNNNNNNNNNNNNNNNNNNNNNNNNNNNNNNNNNNNNNNNNNNNNNNNNNNNNNNNNNNNNNNNNNNNNNNNNNNNNNNNNNNNNNNNNNNNNNNNNNNNNNNNNNNNNNNNNNNNNNNNNNNNNNNNNNNNNNNNNNNNNNNNNNNNNNNNNNNNNNNNNNNNNNNNNNNNNNNNNNNNNNNNNNNNNNNNNNNNNNNNNNNNNNNNNNNNNNNNNNNNNNNNNNNNNNNNNNNNNNNNNNNNNNNNNNNNNNNNNNNNNNNNNNNNNNNNNNNNNNNNNNNNNNNNNNNNNNNNNNNNNNNNNNNNNNNNNNNNNNNNNNNNNNNNNNNNNNNNNNNNNNNNNNNNNNNNNATTCGATGCATGAAAAGTAGAGAAGGTTTTTTCAAGCATATCATCATCAGTGATTTTCTCCCCACATAACAACAACTGAGAGCTTATTTTAAACATAACAGAATTATATTCGCTCACAGTTTTAAAATCTTGCAAACGCAAGTGAAGCCAGTCATAACGGGCTTTTGGGAGAATTACTGTCCTCTGGTGGTCATAtctttctttcaaatttttccAGAGTTCAGAGGGTTCTTTCACAGTAAGATATTCATCTTTTAACCCTTGGTCAAGGTGATGGCGAATGAAAATCATTGCCTTTGCTCGATCTTGAATCGAGGCatcattattttctttgatAGTTTCACCGAGACCTTTTGCATTTAGATGCATTTCAACATCTAATACCCATGACAGGTAATTTTTTCCAGATATATCAAGTCCCACAAATTCAAGATTTGTAAGATTTGACATattggtaatattatataaaatattacgtagtataaaataaaatatgtaagtaAATATTACCTAAGTGATGGTTGAACCCGAGTTATCGTGCTGATAAcgtattatgaaatataatattaatactaataatataaatattttatggtaataagaagaagaaagccgAGAGAAAATATGGGAAAANNNNNNNNNNNNNNNNNNNNNNNNNNNNNNNNNNNNNNNNNNNNNNNNNNNNNNNNNNNNNNNNNNNNNNNNNNNNNNNNNNNNNNNNNNNNNNNNNNNNNNNNNNNNNNNNNNNNNNNNNNNNNNNNNNNNNNNNNNNNNNNNNNNNNNNNNNNNNNNNNNNNNNNNNNNNNNNNNNNNNNNNNNNNNNNNNNNNNNNNNNNNNNNNNNNNNNNNNN is a window of Ipomoea triloba cultivar NCNSP0323 chromosome 16, ASM357664v1 DNA encoding:
- the LOC116007883 gene encoding uncharacterized protein LOC116007883 yields the protein MSNLTNLEFVGLDISGKNYLSWVLDVEMHLNAKGLGETIKENNDASIQDRAKAMIFIRHHLDQGLKDEYLTVKEPSELWKNLKERYDHQRTVILPKARYDWLHLRLQDFKTIGSK